A single genomic interval of Rhododendron vialii isolate Sample 1 chromosome 3a, ASM3025357v1 harbors:
- the LOC131320352 gene encoding large ribosomal subunit protein bL35c has product MTTMASSTAFCISFKLSPSSSSSTATRSSFRSPLSTVHFSHFTNKTSLTLTSSHTLSGFAPLLPQRIPTVASPTRNPPPLTVVCAKGYKMKTHKASAKRFRVTGSGKIMRRKCGKQHLLGKKNAKRRNRLSKSVQVDRSDYNNVIGALPYLKVNRKN; this is encoded by the exons ATGACGACAATGGCTTCCTCAACCGCCTTCTGCATCTCTTTCAAGCTTTCaccttcttcttcatcatcaactGCCACTCGCAGCAGCTTCCGTAGCCCTCTTAGCACTGTTCACTTCTCTCACTTCACCAACAAAACCTCGCTCACCCTCACTTCTTCTCACACCTTATCTGGGTTCGCTCCACTCCTTCCTCAAAGAATCCCTACGGTCGCCTCTCCCACTCGGAACCCCCCACCTCTCACTGTCGTCTGCGCTAAAGGCTACAAAATGAAAACCcacaag GCTTCGGCGAAGAGATTTCGGGTGACGGGTAGTGGGAAGATCATGAGGAGGAAATGTGGGAAGCAGCATTTGCTGGGGAAGAAGAATGCCAAGAGGCGTAATCGCCTCTCCAAGTCG GTGCAAGTTGACCGGAGTGACTATAACAATGTCATCGGTGCTTTGCCATATCTGAAGGTTAATCGAAAGAACTAG
- the LOC131320342 gene encoding autophagy-related protein 11-like isoform X1 has product MSSNVSEGVIQGGKLIVHIAENGHSLELDCDEYTLVEAVQQFLHSKSGIQLSDQLLLCLDMKLESKCPLSVYKLPFDDCEVFLFNKARMRSNSMLPEAEQVETPEIPDPPSPSDSHNPHPLDDALDPALKALPSYERQFRYHYHCGYAIYRRTQVAFEICERLLQEQKVQERALDIARGNLDYFYKMILQNYMDFMKFYTQQHRSHSYLLVNFGREIEKLRSCKLLPALQTSSCRCLLDFVKEENLHKVVEDCSSSHKQFENKILEFKQEFGDLKRSAEHLFTNKASFLVRDLAFTIRDHQRLVNEQKSIMQALSKDVNMVKKLVDDCLSSRLSASLRPHDAVSALGPMYESHYKSYLPKMQASHCAISNLVDFCMDKKNEMNIFVHNYMQKIAYIQYIIKDVRNKFSVFTEAINCQNDQFEPLKVVFGVGPAYRACLAEVVRRKASMKLYMGMAGQYAEKLAIKREAEVRRREEFLKVQCSFIPSDILASMGLHDTPNHCNVNITPFDTNLLDIDISDLDRFAPEYLVGLSANSGKHGNLKGSFSVSNDSSCSAILEDNVVDSYIKYDTEEQLEGSELVEVGGTSKLKVENAKLKAELASAIALICSLSPEVKSESLDDSKMDSLLKNVAEKTAEALHLKDEYGKHLESMLKVKQIQCHSYEKRIQELEQKLSDKMGSNFALPTVKVGDSRLEISDEAEAHMPCMSSEFMDEVSCASNSLQVKLGLFTKLSESEGLDDNMVDSSSMINPQVDSSIFELPHDVAYANDKAGKDTTAAELGMALATSFTAEGVSEPQNHLPAETAAGKVLDSKASPYLVLELQNALAGKSSQLSETEKKLKDLVGEVAKLKRELEISQKLLDESQMNCADSENCLHEAREEAQTHLCAADRRASEYRALRSSAVKMHSLCGRLKSCVSSGSVAGFPESLRALAQSLAKSTNDRDNDGTIEFGECIRVLADKVGVLSRHCEELLDRYPKAEVANEQLKKEVEEKKELLNALYMKHQLEKQANKEKISFGRLEVREIAAFVLNSAGDYEAINRNCHDYYLSKESVALFVDHLPNRPSYIIGQIVHIERQSVRARPSRGSPLEFQKTPYGLPVGSDYFTVTVAMLPDTGIHSQPPS; this is encoded by the exons ATGAGTTCAAACGTGTCCGAAGGTGTAATTCAGGGAGGCAAACTTATTGTTCATATCGCCGAGAATGGACACTCGCTTGAGCTGGACTGCGACGAATATACCCTCGTGGAGGCAGTTCAACAGTTCCTACATTCCAAGTCTGGGATTCAACTGAGTGATCAGCTGCTTTTATGCTTGGACATGAAGCTTGAGTCAAAGTGTCCACTTTCGGTCTACAAACTTCCGTTCGATGACTGTGAGGTGTTCTTGTTCAATAAAGCGAGGATGCGTAGTAATTCCATGCTTCCTGAGGCTGAGCAAGTTGAAACCCCTGAAATTCCAGACCCTCCATCACCGTCGGATTCTCATAACCCCCACCCCCTAGATGATGCTTTGGATCCTGCACTAAAGGCATTACCTTCTTATGAGAGGCAATTTAGGTACCATTACCACTGCGGGTATGCGATTTATAGGCGCACCCAAGTGGCATTTGAGATTTGTGAGAGACTCTTACAAGAACAAAAGGTGCAAGAGAGGGCATTGGATATTGCTAGGGGTAATTTGGATTACTTCTATAAGATGATTCTCCAAAATTATATGGACTTTATGAAGTTTTACACGCAGCAACATAGGAGCCATTCCTATCTTCTTGTGAATTTTGGGAGGGAGATTGAGAAACTGAGATCCTGCAAACTTCTGCCTGCTTTACAAACGAGTTCATGTAGGTGCTTGCTTGATTTTGTGAAGGAAGAGAACTTGCACAAGGTGGTGGAGGATTGCAGCAGTTCACACAAGCAGTTCGAAAATAAGATTTTGGAATTTAAGCAGGAGTTTGGAGATCTAAAGCGCAGCGCTGAGCATTTGTTTACTAACAAAGCGTCCTTTCTTGTTAGAGATTTGGCATTTACAATCAGGGATCACCAGCGATTGGTTAATGAGCAAAAAAGTATAATGCAAGCTTtgag TAAAGATGTAAATATGGTGAAGAAACTTGTGGATGACTGTCTGAGCAGCCGATTGTCCGCTTCCCTACGTCCTCACGATGCAGTTTCAGCTTTGGGTCCTATGTATGAAAGCCACTACAAAAGTTACCTTCCTAAAATGCAGGCTAGTCACTGTGCAATTTCCAATCTGGTTGATTTCTGCATGGATAAAAAGAATGAAATGAACATCTTTGTGCACAATTACATGCAGAAGATAGCGTATATTCAATACATTATTAAAGATGTGCGCAACAAGTTTTCTGTTTTCACAGAAGCAATCAATTGTCAGAATGATCAATTTGAGCCCTTGAAAGTTGTCTTTGGGGTTGGCCCTGCATATAGAGCATGCCTCGCGGAAGTAGTGAGAAGAAAGGCTTCAATGAAGCTCTACATGGGCATGGCTGGACAATATGCTGAAAAGCTTGCAATAAAGAGGGAGGCTGAGGTCAGAAGAAGGGAGGAGTTTCTTAAAGTACAATGTTCATTTATACCTAGTGATATTTTAGCATCCATGGGATTGCATGATACTCCTAACCACTGCAATGTCAATATAACTCCTTTTGACACTAATTTGCTTGATATTGACATATCAGATTTAGATCGTTTTGCCCCGGAGTATTTAGTAGGACTATCAGCAAATAGTGGAAAACATGGAAATTTGAAGGGTTCATTTTCTGTTTCTAATGATAGTTCTTGCTCAGCCATACTTGAAGACAATGTTGTAGATTCCTATATAAAATATGACACGGAGGAGCAACTTGAGGGTTCTGAGTTGGTAGAGGTTGGTGGAACTAGCAAATTGAAAGTTGAGAATGCAAAGCTGAAAGCAGAACTTGCTTCTGCAATTGCCCTCATTTGTTCCCTCAGTCCTGAAGTTAAATCTGAATCACTTGATGATAGTAAAATGGATAGTTTACTGAAAAATGTAGCAGAAAAGACAGCTGAAGCCTTGCATCTGAAAGATGAATATGGGAAACACCTTGAATCTATGCTAAAGGTTAAACAAATTCAATGTCATTCATATGAGAAACGCATTCAAGAATTGGAGCAAAAGTTGTCTGATAAGATGGGGTCGAACTTTGCCCTTCCAACTGTAAAGGTTGGTGATAGCAGATTGGAAATCTCAGATGAAGCAGAAGCTCACATGCCTTGCATGTCAAGTGAATTCATGGATGAGGTTTCTTGTGCCTCTAATTCTTTGCAAGtcaaattagggcttttcactAAACTGTCAGAATCAGAAGGATTAGATGATAATATGGTAGATTCTTCTTCAATGATAAATCCTCAGGTAGATTCGTCTATCTTCGAACTACCTCATGACGTGGCATATGCAAATGACAAAGCTGGGAAAGATACAACTGCAGCAGAACTGGGCATGGCGCTGGCAACCAGTTTCACTGCAGAGGGAGTATCTGAACCCCAAAATCATTTACCTGCGGAAACAGCAGCTGGGAAGGTTTTGGACTCTAAGGCAAGCCCTTATCTTGTGCTGGAATTGCAGAATGCACTTGCAGGTAAGTCAAGTCAACTGAGTGAAACAGAAAAGAAGCTGAAAGATCTAGTGGGCGAGGTTGCCAAGCTTAAGAGGGAGTTGGAAATTAGCCAGAAGCTCCTTGATGAATCTCAG ATGAATTGTGCTGACTCGGAGAATTGTCTGCATGAAGCCAGAGAAGAAGCCCAAACCCATCTTTGCGCTGCTGATCGCAGGGCCTCAGAGTATAGGGCATTGCGTTCCTCTGCTGTAAAGATGCATAGCCTTTGTGGAAGACTAAAGAGCTGTGTTTCTTCAGGCAGTGTGGCTGGGTTTCCTGAGTCCTTGCGTGCTCTAGCTCAGTCTTTGGCTAA ATCCACCAATGATAGGGACAATGATGGTACTATTGAGTTTGGAGAATGCATCCGGGTACTCGCTGACAAAGTTGGTGTCTTGTCAAGGCACTGTGAAGAGCTGCTTGATAGGTATCCAAAGGCTGAAGTTGCAAATGAGCAACTTAAAAAGGaagtggaagaaaagaaagagttgcTCAATGCTCTATACATGAAACATCAGCTTGAGAAACAG GCAAACAAGGAGAAGATTTCTTTTGGCCGTTTGGAAGTCCGCGAGATTGCTGCATTTGTCCTAAACTCTGCTGGTGATTACGAGGCAATAAACCGAAATTGCCATGACTACTACTTGTCTAAAGAATCTGTTGCCTTATTTGTGGACCATCTCCCAAACCGCCCGAGCTACATCATTGGGCAGATAGTACATATTGAACGTCAGTCTGTCCGAGCAAGGCCCTCTAGGGGATCTCCCCTAGAGTTCCAAAAAACTCCTTATGGTCTCCCAGTTGGCAGTGATTACTTTACAGTGACAGTAGCTATGTTACCTGATACTGGCATTCATTCGCAGCCTCCTTCCTGA
- the LOC131320345 gene encoding uncharacterized protein LOC131320345 has product MERVYQNHPEVSPASDSDEDSQYYIMRNKPSNHIGSVQYFGSNYTFPPIQYGQMPVLQHPVGYITNTYPSYDRVHMHAANFLPYGSQCSHSQQPLFQRDPRKFQDRLFVAKNFYNIGGPAAKYSRGQHIQRLFDGNSHCFRSGDDIYAGNQSNVHTSRVYSCNEGHSFTDSCFFPSSQANADFSALNQDTQYGCYSLPGYTSGGDLADDRDVQNTYHGENSTQSNILSMAQGSMQQNFPLAEDYSLNSLSKGADGDTGYISEDTDRDFEGCDAATKLVGQDHSQQQHGYKDGVGTNSPDSSDSSVVSSTLGTKESTIKARRKGQRRNTPRNKSIQSIRDHAPQIRVGNRKASIPSLVYLKKIKAQLAARRSRTPTTPIHHITWDGCDEESEPAGQSCPFCDKDLSYAPIDDDEYEYTDILIDEPPKLPGVAVLSCGHFFHSQCLELNIPEEFTDPPCFLCLSYGERS; this is encoded by the exons ATGGAGAGGGTTTATCAGAATCATCCAGAAGTTTCCCCTGCAAGTGATTCTGATGAAGATTCCCAATACTACATCATGCGAAATAAGCCATCGAACCATATTGGATCTGTGCAATACTTTGGATCTAACTACACCTTCCCTCCCATTCAATATGGGCAAATGCCAGTTTTACAGCATCCGGTAGGCTATATCACCAATACGTACCCATCCTATGATCGTGTTCATATGCATGCAGCAAATTTCTTACCTTATGGATCACAGTGTAGTCATTCACAGCAACCACTTTTCCAAAGGGATCCTAGAAAGTTTCAAGATCGTTTGTTTGTAGCAAAGAACTTTTATAATATAGGAGGGCCAGCTGCTAAATATTCTAGAGGTCAGCACATTCAGAGACTGTTTGATGGCAATTCGCATTGCTTTAGATCTGGAGATGATATATATGCAGGAAACCAATCTAATGTTCATACAAGCAGGGTTTACTCTTGCAATGAGGGGCATTCTTTTACCGACTCATGTTTCTTCCCTTCGTCACAAGCCAATGCAGACTTTTCAGCTCTCAACCAAGACACACAATATGGCTGCTATTCACTCCCTGGCTATACAAGTGGTGGGGATCTTGCTGATGATAGAGATGTTCAGAATACCTACCATGGGGAAAATTCAACACAATCTAATATCCTCTCAATGGCACAAGGGTCTATGCAGCAAAATTTTCCCCTGGCAGAGGACTATAGTTTGAATAGTTTAAGTAAAGGCGCTGATGGAGATACAGGATACATAAGTGAAGATACTGATAGAGACTTTGAAGGATGTGATGCTGCTACAAAGCTCGTTGGTCAAGATCATTCACAGCAGCAGCATGGTTACAAGGATGGAGTAGGGACCAACtcaccagactcttctgattcTTCTGTGGTTTCTTCTACATTGGGGACCAAGGAAAGTACTATAAAAGCAAGACGAAAAG GTCAACGACGTAATACTCCACGCAATAAGTCAATTCAGTCAATCCGAGATCATGCACCACAGATCAGAGTAGGAAACCGAAAGGCTTCAATTCCTAGTCTAGTTTATCTCAAGAAGATCAAGGCTCAACTTGCTGCTAGGCGATCCAGGACTCCCACCACTCCGATCCACCATATCACATGGGATG GCTGCGATGAAGAATCTGAGCCAGCTGGACAGAGTTGCCCCTTCTGCGACAAGGATCTCTCGTATGCACCAATAGACGACGATGAATATGAGTATACAGATATACTAATTGATGAGCCTCCTAAACTTCCAGGTGTTGCAGTTTTGTCATGTGGTCATTTTTTCCATAGCCAATGCTTGGAGCTCAACATTCCTGAAGAGTTCACAGACCCTCCCTGCTTTCTTTGTTTGAGCTATGGCGAAAGAAGTTGA
- the LOC131320342 gene encoding autophagy-related protein 11-like isoform X2 — protein sequence MSSNVSEGVIQGGKLIVHIAENGHSLELDCDEYTLVEAVQQFLHSKSGIQLSDQLLLCLDMKLESKCPLSVYKLPFDDCEVFLFNKARMRSNSMLPEAEQVETPEIPDPPSPSDSHNPHPLDDALDPALKALPSYERQFRYHYHCGYAIYRRTQVAFEICERLLQEQKVQERALDIARGNLDYFYKMILQNYMDFMKFYTQQHRSHSYLLVNFGREIEKLRSCKLLPALQTSSCRCLLDFVKEENLHKVVEDCSSSHKQFENKILEFKQEFGDLKRSAEHLFTNKASFLVRDLAFTIRDHQRLVNEQKSIMQALSKDVNMVKKLVDDCLSSRLSASLRPHDAVSALGPMYESHYKSYLPKMQASHCAISNLVDFCMDKKNEMNIFVHNYMQKIAYIQYIIKDVRNKFSVFTEAINCQNDQFEPLKVVFGVGPAYRACLAEVVRRKASMKLYMGMAGQYAEKLAIKREAEVRRREEFLKVQCSFIPSDILASMGLHDTPNHCNVNITPFDTNLLDIDISDLDRFAPEYLVGLSANSGKHGNLKGSFSVSNDSSCSAILEDNVVDSYIKYDTEEQLEGSELVEVGGTSKLKVENAKLKAELASAIALICSLSPEVKSESLDDSKMDSLLKNVAEKTAEALHLKDEYGKHLESMLKVKQIQCHSYEKRIQELEQKLSDKMGSNFALPTVKVGDSRLEISDEAEAHMPCMSSEFMDEVSCASNSLQVKLGLFTKLSESEGLDDNMVDSSSMINPQVDSSIFELPHDVAYANDKAGKDTTAAELGMALATSFTAEGVSEPQNHLPAETAAGKVLDSKASPYLVLELQNALAGKSSQLSETEKKLKDLVGEVAKLKRELEISQKLLDESQMNCADSENCLHEAREEAQTHLCAADRRASEYRALRSSAVKMHSLCGRLKSCVSSGSVAGFPESLRALAQSLAKSTNDRDNDGTIEFGECIRVLADKVGVLSRHCEELLDRYPKAEVANEQLKKEVEEKKELLNALYMKHQLEKQAGSESGTCVKGS from the exons ATGAGTTCAAACGTGTCCGAAGGTGTAATTCAGGGAGGCAAACTTATTGTTCATATCGCCGAGAATGGACACTCGCTTGAGCTGGACTGCGACGAATATACCCTCGTGGAGGCAGTTCAACAGTTCCTACATTCCAAGTCTGGGATTCAACTGAGTGATCAGCTGCTTTTATGCTTGGACATGAAGCTTGAGTCAAAGTGTCCACTTTCGGTCTACAAACTTCCGTTCGATGACTGTGAGGTGTTCTTGTTCAATAAAGCGAGGATGCGTAGTAATTCCATGCTTCCTGAGGCTGAGCAAGTTGAAACCCCTGAAATTCCAGACCCTCCATCACCGTCGGATTCTCATAACCCCCACCCCCTAGATGATGCTTTGGATCCTGCACTAAAGGCATTACCTTCTTATGAGAGGCAATTTAGGTACCATTACCACTGCGGGTATGCGATTTATAGGCGCACCCAAGTGGCATTTGAGATTTGTGAGAGACTCTTACAAGAACAAAAGGTGCAAGAGAGGGCATTGGATATTGCTAGGGGTAATTTGGATTACTTCTATAAGATGATTCTCCAAAATTATATGGACTTTATGAAGTTTTACACGCAGCAACATAGGAGCCATTCCTATCTTCTTGTGAATTTTGGGAGGGAGATTGAGAAACTGAGATCCTGCAAACTTCTGCCTGCTTTACAAACGAGTTCATGTAGGTGCTTGCTTGATTTTGTGAAGGAAGAGAACTTGCACAAGGTGGTGGAGGATTGCAGCAGTTCACACAAGCAGTTCGAAAATAAGATTTTGGAATTTAAGCAGGAGTTTGGAGATCTAAAGCGCAGCGCTGAGCATTTGTTTACTAACAAAGCGTCCTTTCTTGTTAGAGATTTGGCATTTACAATCAGGGATCACCAGCGATTGGTTAATGAGCAAAAAAGTATAATGCAAGCTTtgag TAAAGATGTAAATATGGTGAAGAAACTTGTGGATGACTGTCTGAGCAGCCGATTGTCCGCTTCCCTACGTCCTCACGATGCAGTTTCAGCTTTGGGTCCTATGTATGAAAGCCACTACAAAAGTTACCTTCCTAAAATGCAGGCTAGTCACTGTGCAATTTCCAATCTGGTTGATTTCTGCATGGATAAAAAGAATGAAATGAACATCTTTGTGCACAATTACATGCAGAAGATAGCGTATATTCAATACATTATTAAAGATGTGCGCAACAAGTTTTCTGTTTTCACAGAAGCAATCAATTGTCAGAATGATCAATTTGAGCCCTTGAAAGTTGTCTTTGGGGTTGGCCCTGCATATAGAGCATGCCTCGCGGAAGTAGTGAGAAGAAAGGCTTCAATGAAGCTCTACATGGGCATGGCTGGACAATATGCTGAAAAGCTTGCAATAAAGAGGGAGGCTGAGGTCAGAAGAAGGGAGGAGTTTCTTAAAGTACAATGTTCATTTATACCTAGTGATATTTTAGCATCCATGGGATTGCATGATACTCCTAACCACTGCAATGTCAATATAACTCCTTTTGACACTAATTTGCTTGATATTGACATATCAGATTTAGATCGTTTTGCCCCGGAGTATTTAGTAGGACTATCAGCAAATAGTGGAAAACATGGAAATTTGAAGGGTTCATTTTCTGTTTCTAATGATAGTTCTTGCTCAGCCATACTTGAAGACAATGTTGTAGATTCCTATATAAAATATGACACGGAGGAGCAACTTGAGGGTTCTGAGTTGGTAGAGGTTGGTGGAACTAGCAAATTGAAAGTTGAGAATGCAAAGCTGAAAGCAGAACTTGCTTCTGCAATTGCCCTCATTTGTTCCCTCAGTCCTGAAGTTAAATCTGAATCACTTGATGATAGTAAAATGGATAGTTTACTGAAAAATGTAGCAGAAAAGACAGCTGAAGCCTTGCATCTGAAAGATGAATATGGGAAACACCTTGAATCTATGCTAAAGGTTAAACAAATTCAATGTCATTCATATGAGAAACGCATTCAAGAATTGGAGCAAAAGTTGTCTGATAAGATGGGGTCGAACTTTGCCCTTCCAACTGTAAAGGTTGGTGATAGCAGATTGGAAATCTCAGATGAAGCAGAAGCTCACATGCCTTGCATGTCAAGTGAATTCATGGATGAGGTTTCTTGTGCCTCTAATTCTTTGCAAGtcaaattagggcttttcactAAACTGTCAGAATCAGAAGGATTAGATGATAATATGGTAGATTCTTCTTCAATGATAAATCCTCAGGTAGATTCGTCTATCTTCGAACTACCTCATGACGTGGCATATGCAAATGACAAAGCTGGGAAAGATACAACTGCAGCAGAACTGGGCATGGCGCTGGCAACCAGTTTCACTGCAGAGGGAGTATCTGAACCCCAAAATCATTTACCTGCGGAAACAGCAGCTGGGAAGGTTTTGGACTCTAAGGCAAGCCCTTATCTTGTGCTGGAATTGCAGAATGCACTTGCAGGTAAGTCAAGTCAACTGAGTGAAACAGAAAAGAAGCTGAAAGATCTAGTGGGCGAGGTTGCCAAGCTTAAGAGGGAGTTGGAAATTAGCCAGAAGCTCCTTGATGAATCTCAG ATGAATTGTGCTGACTCGGAGAATTGTCTGCATGAAGCCAGAGAAGAAGCCCAAACCCATCTTTGCGCTGCTGATCGCAGGGCCTCAGAGTATAGGGCATTGCGTTCCTCTGCTGTAAAGATGCATAGCCTTTGTGGAAGACTAAAGAGCTGTGTTTCTTCAGGCAGTGTGGCTGGGTTTCCTGAGTCCTTGCGTGCTCTAGCTCAGTCTTTGGCTAA ATCCACCAATGATAGGGACAATGATGGTACTATTGAGTTTGGAGAATGCATCCGGGTACTCGCTGACAAAGTTGGTGTCTTGTCAAGGCACTGTGAAGAGCTGCTTGATAGGTATCCAAAGGCTGAAGTTGCAAATGAGCAACTTAAAAAGGaagtggaagaaaagaaagagttgcTCAATGCTCTATACATGAAACATCAGCTTGAGAAACAG GCCGGTAGCGAGTCGGGTACTTGTGTGAAGGGTTCATGA
- the LOC131320350 gene encoding uncharacterized protein LOC131320350 isoform X3 codes for MVVASGTNPFAKEMAIRKRIATMFNKRVEDFPSLREYNDYLEEVEDMTVNLVEGIDVPIIEAYIARYQKENAEQIMNAQARKAEEYAAALAASKGQPDIDAGYYAPSIPGVAIAIAQPKPTGTAPQPFPSGSDPYMQLYGVDDEEMMKLKAERGGRAGGWSVELSKKRALEEAFSGIWI; via the exons ATGGTGGTCGCCTCCGGTACCAATCCCTTCGCCAAGGAGATGGCCATTCGCAAGCGGATCGCTAccat GTTTAATAAAAGAGTGGAGGATTTCCCATCTTTGAGAGAATACAATGATTACTTGGAAGAGGTGGAGGACATGA CAGTAAACTTGGTTGAAGGAATAGATGTTCCTATTATTGAAGCATACATTGCACGGTACCAGAAAGAAAATGCTGAGCAAATTATGAATGCTCAAGCTCGTAAG GCTGAAGAATATGCAGCAGCGTTGGCTGCAAGTAAGGGACAGCCAGATATTGACGCG GGGTATTATGCACCTTCAATTCCTGGGGTTGCAATTGCAATTGCTCAGCCGAAGCCAACAGGCACGGCTCCACAGCCCTTTCCAAGTGGATCGGATCCTTACATGCAATTGTACGGCGTTGACGATGAAGAAATGATGAAACTTAAAGCAGAAAGAGGGGGAAGGGCAGGAGGTTGGAGTGTAGAATTGAGCAAGAAACGTGCGCTTGAAGAAGCCTTCAGTGGCATTTGGATTTGA
- the LOC131320350 gene encoding uncharacterized protein LOC131320350 isoform X1, translated as MVVASGTNPFAKEMAIRKRIATMFNKRVEDFPSLREYNDYLEEVEDMTVNLVEGIDVPIIEAYIARYQKENAEQIMNAQARKAEEYAAALAASKGQPDIDASSQEGFGTGTQGYYAPSIPGVAIAIAQPKPTGTAPQPFPSGSDPYMQLYGVDDEEMMKLKAERGGRAGGWSVELSKKRALEEAFSGIWI; from the exons ATGGTGGTCGCCTCCGGTACCAATCCCTTCGCCAAGGAGATGGCCATTCGCAAGCGGATCGCTAccat GTTTAATAAAAGAGTGGAGGATTTCCCATCTTTGAGAGAATACAATGATTACTTGGAAGAGGTGGAGGACATGA CAGTAAACTTGGTTGAAGGAATAGATGTTCCTATTATTGAAGCATACATTGCACGGTACCAGAAAGAAAATGCTGAGCAAATTATGAATGCTCAAGCTCGTAAG GCTGAAGAATATGCAGCAGCGTTGGCTGCAAGTAAGGGACAGCCAGATATTGACGCG AGCTCTCAAGAAGGGTTTGGTACTGGCACACAGGGGTATTATGCACCTTCAATTCCTGGGGTTGCAATTGCAATTGCTCAGCCGAAGCCAACAGGCACGGCTCCACAGCCCTTTCCAAGTGGATCGGATCCTTACATGCAATTGTACGGCGTTGACGATGAAGAAATGATGAAACTTAAAGCAGAAAGAGGGGGAAGGGCAGGAGGTTGGAGTGTAGAATTGAGCAAGAAACGTGCGCTTGAAGAAGCCTTCAGTGGCATTTGGATTTGA
- the LOC131320350 gene encoding uncharacterized protein LOC131320350 isoform X2, translated as MVVASGTNPFAKEMAIRKRIATMFNKRVEDFPSLREYNDYLEEVEDMINLVEGIDVPIIEAYIARYQKENAEQIMNAQARKAEEYAAALAASKGQPDIDASSQEGFGTGTQGYYAPSIPGVAIAIAQPKPTGTAPQPFPSGSDPYMQLYGVDDEEMMKLKAERGGRAGGWSVELSKKRALEEAFSGIWI; from the exons ATGGTGGTCGCCTCCGGTACCAATCCCTTCGCCAAGGAGATGGCCATTCGCAAGCGGATCGCTAccat GTTTAATAAAAGAGTGGAGGATTTCCCATCTTTGAGAGAATACAATGATTACTTGGAAGAGGTGGAGGACATGA TAAACTTGGTTGAAGGAATAGATGTTCCTATTATTGAAGCATACATTGCACGGTACCAGAAAGAAAATGCTGAGCAAATTATGAATGCTCAAGCTCGTAAG GCTGAAGAATATGCAGCAGCGTTGGCTGCAAGTAAGGGACAGCCAGATATTGACGCG AGCTCTCAAGAAGGGTTTGGTACTGGCACACAGGGGTATTATGCACCTTCAATTCCTGGGGTTGCAATTGCAATTGCTCAGCCGAAGCCAACAGGCACGGCTCCACAGCCCTTTCCAAGTGGATCGGATCCTTACATGCAATTGTACGGCGTTGACGATGAAGAAATGATGAAACTTAAAGCAGAAAGAGGGGGAAGGGCAGGAGGTTGGAGTGTAGAATTGAGCAAGAAACGTGCGCTTGAAGAAGCCTTCAGTGGCATTTGGATTTGA
- the LOC131320354 gene encoding ATP phosphoribosyltransferase 1, chloroplastic-like — translation MKIPKYGIFENINSLWELAQMPQWTPEKPLRLAPKFMKENGLKHVTCSTTDGALEAAPPAVRVASFLHLCIFDNCIQLCDPFLSF, via the exons ATGAAG ATACCAAAATATGGGATTTTTGAGAACATAAATTCGCTGTGGGAGCTAGCACAGATGCCTCAATGGACACCCGAGAAACCTCTAAGA CTGGCCCCTAAGTTTATGAAGGAAAATGGACTGAAGCATGTCACTTGTTCGACTACTGACGGAGCGTTGGAGGCAGCTCCTCCTGCGGTGAGAGTTGCTTCTTTTCTGCATCTCTGTATATTTGATAATTGTATACAGTTATGCGATCCCTTCTTAAGTTTTTGA